One Deinococcus carri genomic window carries:
- a CDS encoding PLP-dependent aminotransferase family protein: MSSPAEELAPEGQPSPLTGLRPALPGEALHSRVARTLRGAILEGTLPAGTRLPGHRSLAARLGVSRNTLVDALAQLEAEGYVQASARSGTRVAVPGAPPAPAAAPPLPLSAWATRALAGHVPDAGGGYAVDFRVGQPVPDLYPAGAWAQALVRRARQATAPPPDPHAELGPLDTRRALAAYLNAERGARVTPDMVMLTGGTQASLDALARVFLEEGRVAAIEDPTYPGARAALGATGATLCPVPVDAGGLDPAALPARATLLYLTPGAQYPTTVALPAARQGEVVAWARRTGAFVLEDDYAADLHHGARPPAALQGLAPERVVLLGTFSKSLAPVTRSGYLVAPEPVIRVLAGTRPLTDRAPATLDALALADVLASGAYARHLRRARQSIRHRHEVLLAALAARLPTWPVTPARAGLHVHVTLPPGLSEEEVVAVAAHAGVALTPAAPLAQGPRPPAVLLAFAHLPPERLREGVARLAQAFSPSPQWEESGGSPT, encoded by the coding sequence GTGAGTTCACCCGCTGAGGAGCTGGCCCCGGAAGGGCAGCCCAGCCCCCTGACCGGGCTGCGGCCCGCGCTGCCGGGCGAGGCGCTGCACAGCCGGGTGGCCCGCACGCTGCGGGGGGCAATTCTGGAGGGCACCCTCCCCGCCGGCACCCGCCTGCCCGGCCACCGGAGCCTGGCCGCGCGCCTGGGCGTGTCACGCAACACGCTGGTGGACGCCCTGGCGCAGCTGGAGGCCGAGGGGTACGTGCAGGCCAGCGCCCGCAGCGGCACCCGCGTGGCCGTCCCTGGTGCGCCGCCCGCACCCGCCGCCGCCCCGCCCCTCCCCCTGAGTGCCTGGGCCACCCGCGCGCTGGCAGGCCACGTGCCCGACGCGGGCGGGGGCTACGCGGTGGACTTCCGGGTGGGCCAGCCCGTGCCCGACCTGTACCCGGCGGGGGCATGGGCACAGGCCCTGGTGCGGCGGGCCAGGCAGGCGACCGCCCCCCCACCCGACCCGCACGCCGAACTGGGGCCGCTGGACACCCGCCGCGCCCTGGCCGCCTACCTCAATGCCGAGCGGGGCGCGCGGGTCACGCCCGACATGGTGATGCTGACGGGCGGCACCCAGGCCTCGCTGGACGCCCTGGCCCGCGTCTTTCTGGAAGAGGGCCGGGTGGCGGCCATCGAGGACCCTACCTATCCGGGCGCGCGGGCGGCGCTGGGCGCGACCGGGGCCACCCTCTGCCCGGTGCCGGTGGATGCCGGGGGGCTGGATCCGGCAGCCCTCCCCGCGCGGGCGACCCTGCTGTACCTCACGCCGGGGGCGCAGTACCCGACCACCGTGGCGCTGCCCGCCGCGCGGCAGGGCGAGGTGGTGGCCTGGGCACGCCGCACGGGGGCCTTCGTCCTGGAAGACGATTACGCCGCCGACCTGCACCACGGGGCGCGGCCCCCGGCGGCCCTCCAGGGCCTCGCGCCCGAGCGGGTGGTGCTGCTGGGCACCTTCAGCAAGAGCCTCGCGCCGGTCACGCGCAGCGGGTACCTGGTCGCGCCCGAGCCGGTGATTCGCGTGCTGGCCGGGACCCGCCCCCTGACCGACCGCGCCCCCGCCACGCTGGACGCCCTGGCCCTGGCCGACGTGCTGGCCTCGGGGGCCTACGCCCGCCACCTGCGCCGCGCCCGCCAGAGCATCCGCCACCGGCATGAGGTGCTGCTCGCGGCCCTGGCGGCCCGGCTCCCCACCTGGCCGGTCACGCCTGCCCGCGCGGGCCTGCATGTCCACGTCACCCTGCCCCCCGGCCTGTCCGAGGAGGAAGTGGTGGCGGTGGCCGCCCACGCCGGCGTGGCCCTGACGCCCGCCGCGCCGCTCGCCCAGGGGCCGCGTCCGCCCGCCGTGCTGCTCGCCTTCGCCCACCTGCCACCCGAACGGCTGCGGGAAGGGGTGGCGCGGCTCGCCCAGGCGTTCAGCCCTTCCCCTCAGTGGGAGGAATCCGGCGGCAGCCCTACGTAA
- the rpsT gene encoding 30S ribosomal protein S20, whose amino-acid sequence MALRHKSAQKRHRQSLKRRLINRSRKSTIKTFSKKAVAAAQTGAENAAEAQSKAESLIDKAAKGSTLHKNAAARKKSRLAKALNKARAAQQA is encoded by the coding sequence ATGGCCCTTCGTCACAAGTCCGCCCAGAAGCGTCACCGCCAGAGCCTCAAGCGCCGCCTGATCAACCGCAGCCGCAAGAGCACCATCAAGACCTTCAGCAAGAAGGCCGTCGCTGCCGCGCAGACGGGTGCCGAGAACGCCGCCGAGGCCCAGAGCAAGGCCGAGAGCCTGATCGACAAGGCTGCCAAGGGCAGCACCCTGCACAAGAACGCCGCCGCCCGCAAGAAGAGCCGTCTGGCGAAGGCCCTGAACAAGGCCCGCGCCGCGCAGCAGGCGTAA